The Methanocella arvoryzae MRE50 genome includes a region encoding these proteins:
- a CDS encoding methytransferase partner Trm112, translating into MKKDLMNILCCPVCKGDLELQVTREEGAEVIEGTLYCKQCNESYPIQDGIPNLLPPELR; encoded by the coding sequence GTGAAGAAAGACCTGATGAACATCCTGTGCTGCCCCGTCTGCAAGGGCGATCTGGAGCTGCAGGTTACCAGAGAGGAAGGCGCCGAAGTGATCGAGGGGACACTCTATTGCAAGCAGTGCAACGAGAGCTACCCGATCCAGGACGGCATACCCAACCTCCTTCCTCCTGAGCTACGCTGA
- a CDS encoding DUF2124 domain-containing protein has protein sequence MVKNTIETSKGLSGMLRMFKATMTEKLGLQPTHRIAFVGCSGTCVPFIELFAYTIRETMPGMILIPDGIIDDARGIWYVSGLGMQIGGNVDPHGADFVVVLGGISMPSCSLGIEGTNKVIKEVLKPGGKVIGVCFMDMFAKAGWEGKVPFDLVINANIDTVTLDKVE, from the coding sequence ATGGTTAAGAACACTATAGAGACGTCAAAAGGCCTGTCAGGCATGCTGAGGATGTTCAAGGCTACGATGACGGAAAAGCTCGGGCTGCAGCCCACCCACCGCATAGCGTTTGTGGGCTGCTCTGGAACATGTGTTCCCTTCATCGAATTATTCGCGTACACGATCCGGGAAACCATGCCCGGCATGATCCTCATCCCCGACGGCATCATTGACGATGCCAGGGGTATCTGGTACGTCAGCGGCCTCGGCATGCAGATCGGCGGCAACGTCGACCCCCACGGGGCCGACTTCGTCGTGGTCCTCGGCGGCATATCCATGCCCTCGTGCTCCCTGGGCATCGAAGGCACCAACAAGGTGATCAAAGAAGTCCTCAAGCCCGGCGGCAAAGTCATCGGCGTCTGCTTCATGGACATGTTCGCCAAAGCGGGATGGGAAGGAAAAGTGCCCTTCGACCTCGTCATAAACGCCAACATTGACACAGTTACACTCGACAAGGTCGAGTAA
- a CDS encoding PAS domain S-box protein encodes MQPAAAQPPKKTVLFLNSYSPGMVFSDEEYRGLQDSLKPMGNEVDLRVEYMDCKRISDEEHLQNLYWLYKHKYSNVRVDVIVAADNFAFDFIRQYHDDLFPGVPVVFCGVNYFTGDMLADNRNMTGVVEDYDIRSTLNLAFEQFPDTKHVCVIHDETSTGMAMHRQVLDHIPEFLDRAEFIFLSNVTLDELLERIKDLPPDSVILLEAFNRDSAGNVYTYEEIGDLLAASTDVPMYSNGEMYLGHGIVGGKITAGYQQGVIAGDMVQQIIAGTPPSAIPVVEKSPNVYIFDHDKLRQYGISESSLPAGSTIVNKPVYIVDAWVLHLTITIIVGMCCLIGLLVYSIRIRRKAEAALRQNIAERKLAQEQQEESRNYLNSIINAVLDPIFVKNSRHEFVMVNDSLCDFIGRRREEIIGKSDHDLFPKSQADVFTEKDDMVLETGKENTNEEVITGSEGVLHTVSTKKRLYMDKTGERFIVGIVRDITERIAAEKALQESEEKFRVLAETSPVAIALYQGERHIYNNPAHVKLSGYSAQELLDMRFWDWIHPDYREIVRERGMSRQRGEGDTFGYEMKIVTRDGRERWIYLTAGPILYQGRPAGIATLVDITERKLAEETLIASLREKEVLLKEVHHRVKNNLQIVSSLLNLQSNALRDEKIRAVFQESQNRIRSMALIHEKLYRSDDLSRVDFSDYLRVLSTDLYRVYADPSKIRLSVDCEEILLSIDASISCGLIVTELLTNSFKHGFPGGREGQVTVSLRRTAGGYVTVTVSDDGVGMPAGFVVEDTSTLGLQLVTTLVEQLEGRLEIGSEGGTSFSITFKDRQ; translated from the coding sequence TTGCAGCCGGCCGCGGCGCAGCCCCCGAAAAAGACGGTGCTGTTCCTCAACTCCTACAGCCCCGGCATGGTCTTTTCCGACGAGGAGTACAGGGGCCTGCAGGACAGCCTGAAGCCCATGGGCAACGAGGTGGACCTCAGGGTAGAGTACATGGACTGCAAGAGGATCTCTGACGAGGAGCACCTGCAAAACCTGTACTGGCTTTACAAGCATAAATACTCGAACGTCAGGGTCGACGTGATCGTCGCCGCCGACAACTTCGCCTTCGACTTTATAAGGCAGTACCACGACGACCTCTTCCCCGGGGTGCCGGTGGTTTTCTGCGGCGTCAACTACTTCACCGGGGACATGCTCGCCGACAACCGGAACATGACCGGCGTCGTGGAGGACTACGACATCCGGAGTACGCTGAACCTCGCCTTCGAACAGTTCCCGGACACGAAGCACGTCTGTGTGATCCACGACGAGACGAGCACGGGCATGGCGATGCACAGGCAGGTCCTGGACCACATCCCCGAATTTTTGGACAGGGCGGAGTTTATCTTCCTGTCCAACGTCACCCTCGACGAGCTGCTGGAGAGGATAAAAGACCTGCCCCCGGACAGCGTCATATTGCTGGAAGCGTTTAACCGGGACAGCGCGGGAAACGTGTACACCTACGAGGAGATCGGCGACCTGCTGGCCGCCAGCACAGACGTCCCTATGTACAGTAACGGCGAGATGTACCTGGGCCACGGCATCGTCGGGGGCAAGATTACGGCGGGCTACCAGCAGGGGGTTATAGCAGGCGATATGGTACAGCAGATCATCGCCGGAACGCCCCCTTCGGCTATCCCGGTGGTCGAAAAGAGCCCGAACGTCTACATCTTCGACCACGACAAGCTCAGGCAGTACGGGATTAGCGAATCATCGCTGCCCGCAGGCAGCACGATCGTTAACAAACCAGTCTACATAGTCGACGCCTGGGTGCTGCATTTGACGATAACTATCATCGTGGGCATGTGCTGCCTGATCGGCCTGCTCGTATACTCGATCAGGATCAGGCGGAAAGCCGAGGCGGCGCTCAGGCAGAACATCGCTGAGCGTAAGCTCGCCCAGGAACAGCAGGAAGAGTCCAGAAACTACCTTAACAGCATCATCAACGCAGTGCTGGACCCCATATTCGTAAAAAACAGCAGGCACGAATTTGTCATGGTCAACGACTCGCTGTGCGACTTTATCGGGCGCAGGCGGGAAGAGATAATCGGAAAGTCCGATCATGACCTCTTCCCGAAAAGCCAGGCGGACGTATTCACCGAAAAGGACGACATGGTGCTGGAAACCGGGAAGGAGAACACCAATGAAGAGGTCATCACGGGCTCGGAAGGAGTGCTGCACACCGTATCGACGAAGAAGCGCCTGTACATGGATAAGACGGGAGAGCGGTTCATCGTCGGCATCGTCAGGGACATAACAGAGAGAATAGCGGCCGAAAAGGCGCTGCAGGAGAGCGAAGAGAAGTTCCGGGTGCTGGCCGAAACATCGCCCGTGGCCATCGCCCTGTATCAGGGCGAACGGCACATCTACAACAACCCGGCCCACGTGAAGCTGTCCGGCTACTCGGCACAGGAACTGCTGGACATGCGCTTCTGGGACTGGATTCACCCTGACTACCGGGAGATAGTCAGGGAACGCGGCATGAGCCGGCAGAGGGGAGAAGGGGACACGTTCGGCTATGAGATGAAAATAGTGACCCGGGACGGCCGTGAACGGTGGATATACCTCACCGCAGGCCCGATCCTGTACCAGGGCCGGCCCGCAGGCATCGCGACCCTCGTAGACATCACGGAGCGCAAACTGGCAGAAGAAACCCTGATTGCCTCGCTGCGGGAAAAAGAGGTGTTGCTCAAGGAGGTCCACCACCGGGTAAAAAATAACCTGCAGATCGTGTCCAGTCTCCTGAATCTGCAGAGCAATGCCCTGAGGGACGAGAAAATCCGGGCCGTGTTCCAGGAGAGCCAGAACCGGATCCGCTCGATGGCGCTGATCCACGAGAAGCTGTACAGGTCGGACGACCTGTCCAGAGTGGACTTCAGTGACTACCTCAGAGTCCTCTCGACGGACCTGTACAGGGTGTACGCCGACCCGTCCAAGATCAGGCTCTCCGTGGACTGCGAGGAAATACTGTTGAGCATCGACGCGTCCATCTCCTGCGGCCTCATCGTTACCGAGTTGCTCACCAACTCGTTCAAGCACGGGTTCCCGGGCGGCCGGGAAGGGCAGGTGACGGTAAGCCTGCGCCGGACTGCCGGGGGATATGTGACAGTCACGGTCAGCGACGACGGCGTCGGCATGCCGGCAGGATTCGTAGTTGAGGACACTTCTACATTAGGCCTGCAGCTGGTGACCACCCTCGTGGAGCAGCTTGAGGGCAGGCTGGAAATCGGCAGCGAGGGCGGGACGAGCTTCAGCATAACCTTCAAGGACCGCCAGTAA
- a CDS encoding (Fe-S)-binding protein, translating into MIKDHIDDILKCTRCGRCRALCPVNEELGWESTNARGRMLLARAMAEGVQPSEAMKNSFYTCLTCAMCSSTCPSGATPDEVVEAARAEMVRAGAVPAYYGMVEGNIASFGNPLGEAGSRAAWAPAGSTGKSDLIYFAGCLMSYRKQKEAQAAFSLLSRFGAKLLEDEQCCGSPLLRLGGKPATIEHNIRQIEQSGAKTIVTSCAGCYKTLKETYGLGNVEVLHITQFLARKVDELGLKPLPLKLTYHDPCHLGRCMHVYDEPRMIIRRIGSFTEMASSKKDARCCGGGGGVRRGYKDLARKVAAKRLNEVPAGTDYIVTACPMCNSNLEDAGAKVIDICDLILRSIDGKAEG; encoded by the coding sequence ATGATCAAGGACCACATCGACGATATCCTGAAATGTACCCGCTGCGGGCGGTGCCGGGCACTGTGCCCGGTCAACGAGGAACTGGGCTGGGAGTCCACCAACGCCAGAGGCAGGATGCTGCTGGCCCGGGCGATGGCCGAGGGCGTGCAGCCGTCTGAAGCGATGAAAAATTCCTTCTACACTTGCCTGACCTGCGCTATGTGCTCCTCTACCTGCCCTTCCGGGGCAACGCCGGACGAGGTAGTCGAGGCTGCCCGGGCGGAGATGGTCCGGGCCGGCGCAGTCCCGGCCTACTACGGCATGGTAGAAGGTAACATAGCCAGCTTCGGGAATCCCCTCGGCGAAGCCGGTTCCAGGGCCGCGTGGGCTCCCGCGGGCTCCACTGGCAAATCCGATCTCATCTACTTCGCCGGATGCCTGATGTCTTACCGAAAACAGAAAGAGGCACAGGCTGCTTTCTCTCTGCTGAGCCGCTTCGGGGCGAAGCTCCTCGAGGATGAGCAGTGCTGCGGATCTCCGTTGCTCCGGCTGGGCGGCAAGCCCGCCACTATCGAGCACAACATCCGCCAGATTGAGCAGAGCGGGGCAAAGACGATAGTGACGAGCTGCGCCGGCTGCTACAAGACACTCAAAGAAACCTATGGCCTCGGCAACGTGGAAGTCCTGCACATCACCCAGTTCCTCGCCCGAAAGGTGGACGAGCTCGGCCTGAAGCCGCTGCCATTGAAGCTGACCTACCACGACCCCTGCCACCTCGGCCGGTGCATGCACGTCTACGACGAGCCCCGGATGATCATCAGGCGAATCGGCAGCTTCACCGAGATGGCCTCCTCGAAGAAGGACGCGAGGTGCTGCGGAGGGGGAGGCGGAGTGCGGAGGGGCTATAAAGATCTGGCCCGGAAAGTGGCCGCCAAGCGCCTTAACGAAGTACCCGCAGGCACGGATTACATAGTGACCGCCTGCCCGATGTGCAACTCCAACCTGGAAGATGCAGGCGCGAAAGTCATCGACATCTGCGATCTGATCCTGAGATCGATCGACGGAAAAGCAGAGGGGTAA
- the pyrG gene encoding glutamine hydrolyzing CTP synthase codes for MKYVVVTGGVMSGLGKGITAASTGRILKNKGYNVTAIKIDPYINIDAGTMSPFQHGEVYVLKDGGEADLDLGNYERFIDINLTSDHNITTGKIYKAVIEKERRGDYLGKTVQIIPHITNEIKERIRRIARDSGAEICLIEVGGTVGDIESMPFLEAIRQMLAEEKEDDISLIHVTLVPIDSMGDQKTKPTQHSVKELRELGLKPDIIVGRCKKPLDKSTKGKISLFCDVPEAAVISAHDAADIYQVPLQMEQEGLSDYLMKRMNLAIRENNQSWAQMVHKLESADRIVNVAIVSKYGMEDVYLSVKEALKHAGTAMGCKVNIRWIESEDVEQATDVTPFFKDVDGILVPGGFGIRGVEGNIKAIQYAREKNVPYLGLCFGFQLAVIEFARHVAGFPDATSSELSASGTHVIDILPEQKDIKKMGGTMRLGELSAWVKENTLAHKLYGTTKICERHRHRYEVNPDMIDVIEQHGLVFSAKNDNRMEIAELPGHKFFLGTQFHPEFRSRPERPSPPFLGFVEAMLHK; via the coding sequence ATGAAGTATGTGGTCGTAACAGGCGGTGTCATGAGTGGTCTGGGAAAAGGTATTACTGCAGCCTCTACGGGCAGAATCCTCAAGAACAAGGGCTACAACGTGACGGCGATCAAGATCGACCCGTACATCAACATCGACGCGGGCACCATGAGCCCCTTCCAGCACGGCGAAGTCTACGTCCTGAAGGACGGCGGGGAAGCGGACCTGGACCTCGGGAATTACGAGCGTTTCATCGACATCAACCTCACCTCGGACCATAACATCACCACGGGCAAGATTTACAAGGCTGTCATTGAGAAGGAGCGCAGGGGAGACTACCTCGGGAAGACAGTCCAGATCATCCCCCACATCACCAACGAGATCAAGGAGAGAATTCGCAGGATCGCCCGGGACAGCGGCGCCGAGATCTGCCTCATCGAGGTGGGCGGCACGGTGGGCGACATCGAGAGCATGCCCTTCCTGGAGGCCATCAGGCAGATGCTCGCCGAGGAGAAGGAAGACGACATCAGCCTGATCCACGTCACTCTGGTGCCTATAGACAGCATGGGCGACCAGAAGACCAAGCCCACCCAGCACTCCGTGAAGGAATTAAGAGAATTGGGCCTCAAGCCGGACATTATCGTAGGCCGGTGCAAGAAGCCCCTCGACAAGTCTACCAAGGGCAAGATTTCGCTGTTCTGCGACGTGCCGGAAGCGGCCGTCATCAGCGCCCACGACGCGGCGGATATTTATCAGGTGCCTCTGCAGATGGAGCAGGAGGGCCTGTCGGACTACCTGATGAAGCGGATGAACCTCGCCATCAGGGAGAACAACCAGTCCTGGGCCCAGATGGTCCACAAGCTGGAATCGGCGGACAGGATCGTCAACGTGGCCATCGTCAGCAAGTACGGCATGGAAGACGTCTACTTAAGTGTCAAGGAGGCGCTGAAGCACGCCGGCACTGCCATGGGCTGCAAAGTTAATATCAGGTGGATCGAGTCGGAGGACGTGGAGCAGGCAACGGACGTCACGCCGTTCTTCAAGGACGTCGACGGCATTTTAGTGCCGGGCGGCTTCGGCATCCGGGGCGTGGAAGGCAACATCAAGGCCATCCAGTACGCCAGGGAAAAGAACGTGCCCTACCTGGGATTGTGCTTCGGTTTCCAGCTGGCCGTCATCGAGTTCGCCAGGCACGTGGCCGGCTTCCCCGACGCGACGAGCAGCGAGCTTTCGGCATCCGGCACCCACGTGATCGACATCCTGCCTGAGCAGAAGGACATCAAGAAGATGGGCGGCACCATGAGGCTCGGCGAACTGTCGGCGTGGGTCAAGGAAAACACCCTCGCCCACAAGCTCTACGGCACTACGAAAATCTGCGAGCGCCACAGGCACAGGTACGAGGTCAACCCGGACATGATCGACGTCATCGAGCAGCACGGTTTAGTGTTCTCCGCCAAGAACGACAACCGCATGGAAATCGCCGAGCTGCCCGGCCACAAGTTCTTCCTCGGCACCCAGTTCCACCCGGAGTTCCGCTCCAGGCCGGAGAGGCCCTCCCCGCCGTTTTTGGGATTCGTGGAGGCGATGCTCCACAAATAG
- a CDS encoding NEW3 domain-containing protein: MIPPAGSVFKRKVPSFRVTIKLAIVAAAIALLIASACPAHAQAINDTKAGTETETEVEIPDEEEVEPPEVPDIEIVPVVLIEGYVSEAPDIRDRPGVLIPVPNAQIYFIRNNIVFATATSNAVGFYSVAIPAGDYTVAAAAPGFQTLIREQTFRSTQTHDIGLTPIPFNGFVPYALYPVLETSPGREFDCTIVVENFQIIDQMVTFTAVTPPEWQAWFPLGEAMMVRTGDSNEMIFRMKYTGKQQGAHTIKVVVNGGAYFAEIPVIVVVKDLPFESMDFYATSPEKYIKPGNTADFILYVENKYAQDKLMNIRVDDIPPNWSATTGNGTELFIPDGKITQTHFYVYVPAETPPGNYTVNVTLCGDGIQSNTLTLKLRVEADPLYDAIIKSHNRSPEGYPEFNVSTGTAFDIPVRIYNSWTFPVNIQASALIADNWPYYIDGVPGGRVKISPGKAQEFTIRTMVPNGTYGTFPIKVYLESPGRDMTLTGSIVVPAPEPSPTPELPATHGWEGPALTGITAGAILFTIAASLLRKMKF; this comes from the coding sequence GTGATACCGCCTGCAGGCTCTGTCTTTAAACGGAAAGTGCCGTCCTTCAGAGTTACTATCAAGCTCGCTATTGTGGCAGCAGCAATAGCTCTCCTGATCGCCTCAGCCTGTCCTGCCCATGCCCAGGCGATCAATGATACGAAGGCCGGGACTGAAACCGAGACAGAGGTTGAGATTCCTGACGAGGAAGAGGTGGAACCGCCTGAAGTACCCGATATAGAAATAGTGCCTGTGGTCTTGATCGAGGGCTACGTGAGCGAAGCGCCGGACATCCGTGACCGTCCCGGAGTGCTCATCCCCGTGCCTAATGCGCAGATCTACTTCATCCGCAACAACATCGTCTTCGCTACGGCGACGTCCAACGCCGTAGGCTTCTACTCAGTAGCCATACCTGCAGGCGACTATACCGTCGCAGCAGCGGCTCCCGGCTTCCAGACGCTGATCAGGGAACAGACATTCCGGAGCACTCAGACGCACGACATCGGTCTGACACCTATACCCTTCAACGGATTCGTGCCCTACGCGCTGTACCCCGTGCTCGAAACCAGCCCCGGCCGGGAATTCGACTGCACCATTGTAGTAGAAAACTTTCAGATCATCGATCAAATGGTCACCTTTACGGCGGTCACGCCCCCTGAATGGCAGGCATGGTTCCCTCTGGGCGAAGCGATGATGGTGCGGACAGGCGACTCCAACGAAATGATCTTCCGCATGAAATACACGGGCAAGCAACAGGGGGCGCATACTATAAAAGTAGTGGTCAACGGAGGCGCCTACTTCGCCGAGATCCCCGTGATCGTCGTGGTCAAGGACCTCCCCTTCGAGTCCATGGACTTCTACGCGACTTCCCCTGAAAAATATATCAAGCCCGGGAACACCGCCGATTTCATCCTGTATGTCGAGAATAAGTACGCCCAGGACAAGCTCATGAACATCAGGGTAGATGACATCCCTCCCAACTGGAGCGCCACGACCGGCAACGGCACTGAGCTCTTCATCCCGGACGGCAAGATCACCCAGACACACTTCTATGTATACGTGCCCGCCGAGACTCCTCCCGGCAACTATACTGTTAATGTGACTCTGTGCGGAGACGGGATCCAGTCTAATACTTTAACGCTGAAGCTCCGGGTAGAAGCTGACCCGCTCTACGACGCGATCATCAAAAGCCACAACCGTTCTCCTGAAGGCTACCCTGAGTTCAACGTATCGACCGGCACTGCCTTCGACATTCCCGTCAGGATCTACAATAGCTGGACCTTTCCCGTCAACATACAGGCCAGCGCCCTGATCGCCGATAACTGGCCTTACTACATAGACGGAGTGCCCGGCGGCAGAGTCAAGATCTCGCCCGGCAAAGCCCAGGAGTTCACCATCAGGACAATGGTGCCCAATGGCACCTACGGCACCTTCCCCATAAAGGTCTACCTCGAATCCCCCGGCAGAGACATGACCCTCACCGGCAGCATCGTAGTCCCTGCCCCGGAGCCCTCACCCACCCCCGAACTGCCAGCTACCCACGGCTGGGAAGGCCCGGCCCTCACGGGCATCACCGCAGGGGCGATATTATTCACTATCGCCGCTTCGCTGCTCCGGAAGATGAAATTCTGA
- a CDS encoding FAD-binding oxidoreductase, which translates to MIIEELRAILGEDRVTDDPAELYCYSFDSSYIRGSADYVVRPKSAEEISAIVKIASKYKVPIVPRGSASGLTGGSVPIKGGIVLDMASMNRILEVEIDNLQVTIEPGVVHRALNRELAKHGFFFPPDPGSSDMCTVGGLIANGGSGMHSVKYGTVKDYVLNLEVVLPNGDIINTGCNAPKSSSGYDLTRLFVGSEGTLGIITKARLKLFPLPETKAILMACFDRIEDAGRAAVTTLSSGVIPAAMEIMDASAIQAVKKIDASLDIPDVEAMLLFEVDGYKEAVARQVQGVVAACEKCNGRTVVAKDKNEEERLWSARRLVGVAVTKLNPGKVRVYEAEDIGVPIKHVPFMLKTIQEIGRKHDMPLVTYGHIGDGNLHTGIAIDTRSEEEWRKVHAIKDDIYDVVLSLGGTLPGEHGTGVIRGSYMTRAHGKSYDVMKAIKRAIDPDGIMNPGKMGM; encoded by the coding sequence ATGATTATTGAGGAGCTAAGAGCTATCCTGGGAGAAGACCGGGTTACTGATGACCCGGCCGAGCTTTACTGTTATTCATTTGATTCGTCGTACATCCGCGGCAGCGCCGACTACGTGGTCAGGCCGAAGTCCGCCGAGGAGATCTCAGCGATCGTCAAAATCGCCTCAAAATACAAAGTGCCGATCGTGCCCCGGGGCTCGGCCAGCGGGCTGACCGGGGGCTCCGTGCCTATCAAGGGCGGCATCGTGCTGGACATGGCCAGCATGAACCGCATCCTCGAGGTGGAGATCGACAACCTCCAGGTCACGATAGAGCCTGGCGTGGTTCACAGGGCGCTCAACAGGGAACTGGCAAAGCACGGCTTCTTCTTCCCGCCTGACCCCGGCAGCAGCGACATGTGTACCGTCGGCGGTTTAATAGCGAACGGCGGCAGCGGCATGCACTCCGTAAAATACGGCACCGTCAAGGACTACGTCCTCAACCTCGAAGTAGTGCTGCCGAACGGCGACATCATCAACACCGGGTGCAACGCGCCGAAATCGTCTTCCGGCTACGATCTGACGAGATTATTTGTGGGGAGCGAGGGCACCCTCGGCATCATCACCAAAGCCAGGCTCAAGCTGTTCCCTCTGCCTGAGACGAAGGCCATCCTCATGGCCTGCTTCGACAGGATCGAGGATGCGGGCAGGGCGGCAGTTACCACCCTCTCCTCTGGTGTCATCCCTGCAGCCATGGAAATCATGGACGCCAGCGCCATCCAGGCGGTCAAGAAGATCGACGCTTCGCTCGACATCCCTGACGTCGAGGCGATGCTGCTCTTCGAGGTCGACGGGTATAAGGAAGCTGTGGCCAGGCAGGTGCAGGGCGTAGTGGCGGCCTGCGAGAAGTGCAACGGCCGCACAGTGGTGGCAAAGGATAAGAACGAAGAGGAGCGGCTCTGGTCGGCCCGCCGTCTCGTCGGCGTGGCAGTCACCAAGCTCAATCCCGGCAAGGTCAGGGTTTACGAGGCGGAGGACATCGGCGTCCCGATCAAGCACGTCCCGTTCATGCTCAAGACCATCCAGGAGATCGGCAGAAAGCACGACATGCCGCTGGTCACATACGGCCACATCGGGGACGGCAACCTGCACACCGGCATCGCGATCGACACGAGGAGCGAAGAGGAGTGGAGAAAGGTCCACGCGATCAAGGACGACATCTATGACGTCGTGCTGTCGCTGGGCGGCACCCTGCCGGGCGAGCACGGCACCGGGGTCATACGCGGCAGCTATATGACCCGGGCGCACGGGAAGAGTTACGATGTCATGAAGGCGATCAAGCGCGCGATAGACCCGGACGGCATCATGAACCCTGGCAAGATGGGGATGTAA
- a CDS encoding DUF128 domain-containing protein, with protein sequence MPDADTQRKLIEILRILSEATEEMGARKIAEEMNRRGYNLGERAVRYHLRMLDERGFTKKHGYLGRVLTATGEDELKQALVTDRIGFISTRIKEIELMTTYDPATNTGEVAVNICYIPKDRFEDALGAIKRVVNAGYAISPRIKIVDEGEEILENDVPLGSVAFASVCSITLDGVLLKNGIPVNLKYGGILWIQNGEVQRFTDVIDYSGTSINPMSVFTSRKMTSVNKAIETGTGGVLANVREIPVAAREKAQELIYQMKAAEFLGVVSGCEPVRPLLGVPIELGKCGIVEYSGINPFAAFVELGIKTRIMPLATVINIRELKKME encoded by the coding sequence ATGCCTGACGCGGATACACAGCGTAAGCTCATAGAGATCTTAAGAATACTCAGCGAAGCTACCGAGGAGATGGGCGCGAGAAAGATCGCCGAGGAGATGAACCGGAGAGGCTACAATCTCGGCGAGCGTGCGGTCCGGTACCACTTGCGGATGCTGGATGAGCGGGGCTTCACCAAAAAGCACGGCTACCTCGGCCGGGTCCTCACCGCTACCGGCGAGGATGAGCTGAAACAGGCACTGGTCACCGACCGCATCGGGTTCATATCGACGAGGATCAAGGAGATCGAGCTGATGACCACCTATGATCCGGCCACAAATACAGGCGAGGTGGCGGTCAACATCTGCTACATTCCCAAGGACCGGTTCGAAGATGCGCTTGGCGCGATCAAGCGCGTGGTCAACGCCGGGTACGCCATCAGCCCGAGGATCAAGATCGTCGATGAAGGTGAGGAGATCCTGGAGAACGACGTGCCTCTGGGTAGCGTCGCCTTTGCCAGCGTCTGCAGCATCACGCTTGACGGGGTGCTCCTCAAGAACGGCATACCAGTCAACCTGAAATACGGCGGCATCCTGTGGATACAAAACGGCGAAGTCCAGCGCTTCACTGACGTTATCGACTACAGCGGCACCTCGATCAACCCGATGAGCGTCTTCACTTCCAGGAAGATGACGTCGGTCAACAAAGCCATCGAAACAGGCACGGGAGGAGTGCTCGCCAACGTGAGGGAAATACCCGTCGCTGCCAGGGAGAAAGCGCAAGAGCTGATATACCAGATGAAAGCCGCTGAGTTCCTGGGCGTGGTGTCCGGGTGCGAGCCGGTCAGGCCTCTGCTCGGGGTACCCATCGAGCTGGGCAAGTGCGGCATCGTAGAGTACTCGGGCATCAACCCGTTCGCAGCGTTCGTGGAGCTTGGCATCAAGACCAGGATCATGCCGCTCGCCACGGTCATAAACATCAGGGAACTGAAGAAGATGGAGTAG
- a CDS encoding adenylosuccinate synthetase — translation MVTTIVVGGFFGDEGKGKIVAHIAYTDHPSIIARGGVGPNAGHTVIKDGVKHGVRMIPSGFIYDNARLLIGAGVLVDPVVLEREVALLNAGNRLGVDYRCSIIEAKHIEEDKGTERLAKKIGTTGTGCGPANKERVMRSALQAKDVPALKSYLTDVAKECNDAIDRGESIIIEGSQGFGISLYYGTYPFVTSKDTSASQLAADVGVGPTKIDEVVVVFKAFPTRVGEGPFPTEMTREDAQKRGIAEFGTVTGRARRIGYWDPEMARYSAMINGATQAAITGLDRIDPACKGVTDWDRLPDKVKDFIRQAEKDVGVPFTLLSTGPSLDEIIDLRKR, via the coding sequence ATGGTCACTACGATTGTCGTAGGCGGATTCTTCGGCGACGAAGGCAAAGGTAAAATCGTCGCCCACATCGCTTACACCGATCACCCCTCCATTATCGCCCGCGGCGGAGTCGGGCCGAACGCCGGCCACACGGTCATCAAGGATGGAGTGAAGCACGGGGTCAGAATGATCCCCTCCGGTTTTATATATGATAACGCAAGGCTCCTCATCGGCGCAGGCGTCCTGGTGGACCCGGTCGTGCTGGAGAGGGAAGTCGCGCTGCTGAACGCCGGCAACAGGCTGGGCGTCGATTACAGGTGCTCGATCATAGAAGCGAAGCACATCGAGGAGGACAAGGGCACCGAGCGGCTGGCCAAGAAGATCGGCACCACCGGAACGGGCTGCGGCCCCGCCAACAAGGAGCGCGTCATGCGCAGCGCCCTGCAGGCGAAAGATGTTCCGGCGCTCAAGAGCTACCTCACCGACGTGGCTAAGGAGTGCAACGACGCCATCGACAGAGGCGAGAGTATCATCATCGAAGGCTCCCAGGGCTTCGGCATATCATTATACTACGGTACTTACCCGTTCGTCACTTCCAAGGATACCTCGGCTTCGCAACTCGCGGCAGACGTGGGCGTCGGCCCCACGAAGATCGACGAAGTGGTAGTAGTTTTCAAAGCGTTCCCGACCAGAGTCGGCGAAGGGCCGTTCCCCACCGAGATGACCAGGGAAGACGCCCAGAAGAGGGGCATCGCAGAGTTCGGCACCGTCACGGGCAGGGCCCGCCGCATCGGCTACTGGGACCCCGAGATGGCGCGCTACTCGGCCATGATCAACGGCGCCACCCAGGCGGCGATCACCGGCCTCGACAGAATTGACCCTGCCTGCAAAGGCGTCACCGACTGGGACAGGCTGCCTGACAAGGTCAAGGACTTCATCCGCCAGGCAGAGAAAGACGTCGGTGTTCCCTTCACCCTGCTCTCCACCGGGCCGAGCCTGGACGAGATCATCGACCTCAGGAAGAGGTAA